A genomic region of Gemmatimonadales bacterium contains the following coding sequences:
- a CDS encoding helix-turn-helix transcriptional regulator, giving the protein MEWRPQFSRRLETLLIVEASCPADLVPFFEWAIDNARNSPSVRDMAAAAAIKPRALEYRFAAHRVMRPGKVLWWARILHAVDLLGRTTLTADDVAMICGYSSSAVLSKGLRRVGLRVREVRSKDGFRLALQNFRASLQHGSHGGPTVT; this is encoded by the coding sequence ATGGAATGGCGTCCCCAGTTCTCCAGACGTCTCGAAACACTCTTGATTGTCGAGGCGTCTTGCCCGGCGGATCTCGTTCCGTTCTTTGAGTGGGCAATTGACAATGCCCGAAATAGCCCCAGTGTACGGGATATGGCTGCTGCGGCCGCCATCAAGCCAAGGGCACTGGAGTACCGGTTCGCTGCGCATCGGGTCATGCGGCCCGGCAAAGTGCTGTGGTGGGCCAGAATCCTACATGCAGTGGATCTTCTTGGACGCACGACCCTTACCGCCGACGACGTCGCGATGATCTGTGGCTACAGCTCGAGCGCAGTTCTCTCGAAGGGCCTACGTCGAGTGGGACTGCGAGTCCGAGAAGTACGCTCCAAAGATGGCTTTCGATTGGCTCTACAGAATTTTAGGGCGTCGCTCCAGCATGGTTCGCATGGCGGACCCACCGTAACTTGA